One Setaria viridis chromosome 3, Setaria_viridis_v4.0, whole genome shotgun sequence DNA window includes the following coding sequences:
- the LOC117847635 gene encoding uncharacterized protein has protein sequence MAPEKRWPSSRPAGGGMRGGGAKCVSGKLQAQGRARPAAAPGQGYFTAGLAALFLCLTALLVVLPLVLPPLPPPPLLLLVVPVGLMAVLLALALVPLPSDGRGASGAVASSCLY, from the coding sequence ATGGCGCCGGAGAAGCGGTGGCCGAGTTCCCGTCCGGCCGGAGGCGGaatgcgcggcggcggcgccaagtGCGTGAGCGGGAAGCTGCAGGCGCAaggccgggcgcggccggctgCGGCGCCGGGGCAGGGGTACTTCACGGCGGGGCTGGCGGCGCTGTTCCTCTGCCTGACCGCGCTGCTGGTGGTCCTGCCGCTGGTGctgcccccgctgccgccgccgccgttgctgctgctggtggtgccgGTGGGGCTCATGGCCGTCCTGCTCGCGCTGGCGCTCGTGCCGCTGCCGTCCGACGGCcggggcgcgagcggcgccGTCGCCTCGTCGTGCCTGTACTGA
- the LOC140222106 gene encoding uncharacterized protein, with translation MSSGQYGLGSAMAESHHDHGGNYGPVVGALFFIAIVTAGSLAVARYCVGAQAFYRTGYDLDAYVQRKFAVCLGTGRGKPPCAHPVKKKACHDLQPEAAEEVEASEPPAEEEEEESAGAASDP, from the coding sequence ATGTCGTCGGGGCAGTATGGACTTGGGAGCGCCATGGCGGAGTCCCACCACGACCACGGCGGCAACTACGGGCCGGTGGTCGGCGCGCTGTTCTTCATCGCGATCGTCACCGCCGGCTCGCTCGCCGTGGCCCGCTACTGCGTCGGGGCCCAGGCCTTCTACCGGACTGGCTACGACCTGGACGCCTACGTGCAGCGCAAGTTCGCCGTGTGCCTCGGCACTGGCCGCGGCAAGCCGCCGTGCGCGCACCCCGTGAAGAAGAAGGCGTGCCACGACCTCCAGCccgaggccgcggaggaggtggaggcgtcAGAGCCCCCcgcggaagaggaggaagaggagagcgccggcgccgcctcagATCCGTAG